GCTCTTGCCGCCGCGGGATCGCCGTCGGGTGCAGTCTACGGAGCCGCAGTCGGCGCTTCGCCGGCCAACCTCGGCGTGCACGAGCACTGGAACAACGCGGCCGAGAAGCTTTACGGTCGCAATCTCGGTAGACCTGAGGGCATCGAGCTGGTGGCGAGGGAGTTCGGTGCTTCGGGGTAGGAGACGGGGTTGCGCGCCGGCTCGGAGCATTGATGCGCCAAATCGCCGTCGGGCGCCGTGCGCTCGTCCGGGGCGTCGCCGGGTGCTTTGCGGGGCCGTGTCGATATTGGCTAAAAGTGGTGGACCCCATGCCGGCGGAGCCCCTCGAAGCCCTAAAATCGCCGCTGTGAAGGGTTCCATAATGCATTACCGATGCAGGCGAATTCCTCGGCAAAGTTAACCCCTGATCATCGGCTCGTCGGTTCCTCGGTGCATGCGGAAGTCTTTCGTCTGCGCGTCCCGTCGGTGCCTTAAGGCTCGCCGAACGCTTTACGACGGCGATTTTTGGGCTTCGGGACGGCTTTTCCGCCGCTGAACCGCCGTCGGCATACGCCCGCGCCCCGGTTGACAGCGGAGCATGCGGCGTTTTCCATATACACTGCAAAGGGACTGTCCCAATGCGGCGTTGCTAAATCCGTAAGGCCCCTGGTTTTACGGTAGGTATCTGACTTTCTCGCCTGATGCAGAGGGCTGCTGCAGTAGTGCATCTTGCAACCGCATCTTGCGGAGCCTCTAAAATGCCAAGCGATAAATCCTCTAAAATGCCAAGGGGGCTTCCTCTAAAACGCCAACTGATCCGAACAGGGCGCGTTCTGCCTATGACACGCTGTCATATACGGAACGCTTCTTTTGTGTCATACTGAACCGGATACGGTGGGTGCATCCTGCGGGTGCGGGTTCTCTACAGACGGGAAAGCGATGTTCGGTACGCTTGCAGTGGTCTATCTGTTCCTCGGCGGTGCCGGGGCGGGAGCCATCGCGCTGTGTTCGCTGATCGATCTCGTTTGGGTGAAGCAGCCGTTCGGTACGGCGGCCTACGTTCCCGGGCCCTCGATCGATCCGCGCGGGCGTATCGTCGACTTCGGGTTCCTCGTCGGCCTTATCGCGCTCGTCATGGGCATTGTGAGCTTGCTGTTCGACCTCGGCCGCATCGACCGGGCGCTCGATCTGTTCTTGAGCCCGTCGCCAACGCTGTTGACTGTGGGGTCGTACGCGCTTGCGGCGTTGGCGCTCATCGGGGCATGTTTGGCGCTCGTGAGGTTTCTGTACCTTCCCGACGTGCCGCGCTCGGCAGTGGTGGTGCTCGAGGGTGCGGGGCTCGTCGTAGGCGTGGCGGTCATGCTGTACACGGGGCTTTTGCTGCAGACTATCGGGGGCGTTGCGTTTTGGGCGTCGCCCTTCGTGCCCGTGCTGTTCGTGCTGTCGTCGCTTTCGAGCGGCGCGGCGCTGCTGTTCGCGGTGGCGTGTTTCGTGGAGCAGGATTATGCGAGCGTGCGCATGCTGCGAGGCCTCGTGCGCGCTGACGCGGTGCTTATCGTGCTGGAAGCGGTGTGCGCGGCTGCGTTCGTCGCCTTAGCGGGCACGAGCGAGCATTCGGGTATTCGCGAATCGCTTTTCGCGCTTACCGAAGGAAGCGTTGCCGCCGTATGGTGGTTCGGTTTTGTTGCGTGCGGGCTTGCGGCTCCGCTGGTCATCGAGGCGGTAAGCGTGCGAAACCGGGCGGCGCAGGTGCTTCTCGGCATCGCCGCGGTACTCGTGCTCGTCGGAGCGTTCTGCCTGCGCTTCGGCATTGTCGAGGCAGGGGTGCATCGCGAGCTGGTATTGGAGCCAGCGACGGAAGAAACGTTTACCATTACCGATGAAATGTTCGGAACATGAGAGTGGGTTGTCGCATTTGAGGGATAAGGAAAACACCAACGCAGCGCTGTTCGAGATCAACGAGAAGAGCAGCATCCCCATCTGGCTGCAGCTGAAGAACCGGTTCATCTACCTTATCACGTCGGGGTATTACAAGCCGGGCGATCAGCTGCCCACGGTACGCGGTCTCGCAGCCGACGTCGAGGTGAACTACAACACGGTGAGCAAGGTGTACATGAGCCTCGAGCAGGACGGCTACATCGAATCGAAGCGCCGCCAGGGTGCATTCGTGCTCGACGTGAGCGATAAACCGGGCGTGAGCATCGCCTCGACCGCAGAGATCGTGACGATCGAGTATTTGAAACGCTGCAACGAGCTCGGTATGACGCTTGAGGATATAGAGGAGCAGTTCGGCATCTGCCTCGCGGATGCGAAGGCGAAACGAAACTAACGCTACCGCATGCGCAGGCATGCGTTGAGGAGGTATGCACGATGAATCGCAACAAGACTCAGCAAGCAGGTACGGTCTCGAGCCCGTCGTTTGCTCCCGAAGGGGGCCGGTCCGCCAATGATCCCCGCTTTGAATCGACCCGCCGACGCGCATCGAGAAACGGTGCCGTGGTGTTCGCCATCGTCATGTTCGCCGTGGCGTTTGCTCTCGTGCTGGTGATTGCACAGCTCGGTTTCGGCGGGATCGGCATTGCGGCGCTCATCGTGGCGGCGGTTGCGGGCTGGCTCGCTGCATCGTCGGTCCACATCGTGCTCGAGTGGGAGAAAGCGGTGGTGCTCAGGCTCGGCAAATTCAACCGCGTGGCAGGGCCTGGCGTCGTATTCACCATTCCCATCGTCGAGTTCTACACGCTGCGCATCGATCAGCGCGTGTCGGCCACGTACTTCGGTGCGGAAGAAACGCTCACGAGCGATCTCGTGCCCATCAACGTGGACGCGGTGCTGTTCTGGATGGTGTTCAGCCCGAAGAAGGCAACCGTCGAGGTCGAGGACTACTCGGCTGCGGTGGCATGGGTTGCCCAAACCGCCATGCGCAAGGCCATCGGACGCGCGACGGTGGCCGAGGTGGCCATGCGGCGCGATCAGCTCGACGAGGAGCTCAAAGGGGCCATCGAAGAGAAGCTGAGCCCCTGGGGTATCGACATCATCGATGTGGAGGTGCGCGACATCGTGGTGCCCAAGGAGCTGCAGGAGGCCATGTCGCTCGAGGCCATCGCCGAGCGGGAGAAGAACGCCCGCATGGTGCTCGCTGAAGCCGAGAGGGACATCTCCGATATGCTCGCCGATGCTTCCGGGGCATACAAAGACAATCCCGAGGCCATGAAGCTGCGCACGATGCACCTCGCTTACGAGAGCGTGAAGAAGTCGGGCGGCACGCTCGTGATCCCGAGCGCGTTCAGCGAGGGATTCACCGATGGGGCGGGGGAGAAGAGCGAGTAAGTAGGAAGGCGCTGATCGCCTGGAGGCTCTGCGTGATGTTCCTTCCGCTGACGATATGCCGCCGTAAGTCCAAAGTGCAATCGGGCTTTTTCGCAGATTGCAGCGCATCAATCAGATGGGACTCTATTTATTTAAACGAAATAAAGCACTGGATATGCTCCCGTGTAGCGCGATCATCTACGAAATAGAATAATTCTTTGTCATAGACTGTCATACTTTACTCTTGATAATCATAGTGACGTATGGCAGACTAGGACAAGAAGGATCGGCCGATTCTGATAGGGGGAATTGGGGATTAGTCGCTTCGCTAAGGCTCAGCCGCTAGAACCTGTTCTCAAAGCATTCTTTTCTACGAAGTTGGGAGGAGAAATGTCAGAAGCGAAAGGCTCGGCATGCACGTTAACGCGGAGGGGGTTTCTGAAGACAACCGGATTGGCTGCAGGTGCTGCCGCCGTTGCGGGTGGCGCGCAGCCCGTGTTGTACGCGTTAGCCGCTGATCAAAAAGCGGATGAAAGTCAATCCGAGGAAAAGGTGGTACCTGGTCGATGCTATTTTGGCGGGTGCTTTTCGTGTAACTACAACGTCACCGTGCGAGATGGGCGCGCAGTTAAGGTATCGCCTGATCCCGATGCATTATTTGGAAGAAGGCCATGCCTCAAGGGTTATTCCCTTCCGCAGTGGATGTATTCAAACGATCGCATCAAATATCCCATGAAGCGCGCTGGTGAGCGTGGGGAAAACAAATGGGAGCGTATAACTTGGGAAGAAGCCATCCAAACCATTACCGAAAAATGGAAAGGATACATCGAGCAGTACGGCGGCCAGTCAATACTTGTGAGCACGGGGTCGTCGGGTGCTCGTTTCAGCGTATCGGGATCCATGCGCCTTGACAACATTCTTCAGTTGACCAATATCGAGATGTGCGCGGACTGGGCTGTGTACCACGGGTTGCACCGTGTATACGGCAACCCTGCTCCGGGCACTATGACAGCTCCTGGAAACGAGCCGTTTGAAGAGGATATCTTCAACACGAAAACCGTTTTCATGTGGGGTAACAATCTGTCAGAGGCATACCCCCAACGCTGGCGCTACCTTGTGGAAGCGCAGGAAAAAGGAATGAGAATCGTTTCGATTGATCCCAACGAGACAACCATGGTAGCGCGGTCGGACGAATGGTATACCCTGCGCCCCGGCTCCGATCCTGCGTTGATGCTCTCGATGGTTCAAGAGATCATAGCCGAAGATCTGCAAGATGTCGCTTATCTGAAAAGCGACACCGTAGGCCCCTTCCTCGTTCGCGATGATACCAAAGAGTTTCTGCGCATGAGCGATCTCGGTGTCGAGCCTACCGAAGGTCCCGTTAATCCCATGACGGGTCAACCAACCACCATCGATCCACCGGTAGTGTGGGATACGTCCTCTGGAAAAGAAGTGTCATCGACTGAAGCGGTGGATCCCGAACTTGTGGGCTCATGGATTATCGAAGGTTTCAAGGTCACAACGGCTTACAGCCTCATGGTCGAAAGTGTTCAAGAATACAAGCCCGAAGCTGTTGCTGATATCATTGATATGCCTGCGGAAGATATACGCAGACTGGCCCGGTTGGCGGTTGATGGCCCTGTTTCCCATATGTTTGGTCTCGGGTCTCAAGCTTACGATAACGGGTTGCAGTTCGGGTCGGCTCTCGGACTTCTTCTCGCGGTGACCGGTATGGTGGGAAAACCTGGAGCCGGCGTGCAGGCAACTGCTTTCATCGGGTTGAGAAACGCCGCATTCTTATTTCCGACCGGCACGTTCACCACGAGCATCCCGGTACTTCAGCTTCCCGAGGTGATACAGACGGGCACGTTTAAGAACAAAGACTACCCCCCTGCGAAATCGTTGTGGATCAAGGGATCGGCTTTTGTGGGCGGGCGTCCCGATAAGAACAAGATCATTTCCGACGTTATCGACAAAATGGAATTCATCGTATGCCAAGACGTCGCATTCACTGATTCTGCCGTGTATGCTGATATCGTGCTTCCCGCCGCGCATTATTACGAAGTCGAAGACATCTACGGCTCGACCCTGTCCTACCATGTGCAGCACGGTCCAAAAATCGTCGAGCCTGCGTTCGAGGCTAAGCCCGATCTGCAAATCGCCAAGCTTCTCGCCGAAGGGTTGGGTTTGGGGCAGTACTTTGAAGGCGACGATGAATCATGGCTTCGCGAGCAGCTTGATACGCCTGCTTTGACGGCACAGGGAATCACACTTGATGCGCTTCGAGAAAAGAAGAATATGCGCTTCATGCCCGGTGGTGTGGCGTATGCGGACGGCGTTTATTCGACTCCTACGGGTAAAGTCGAATTCTATTGCGAAAAGCCCCTTCCGCGCGTTGACCTTGGACTTGAGTTGGATGTTGCCCCCGAGCGCCTCCCTCGGTTCTATCCGCCTTACGAAGCGTGGCCGGAAACCGAAGCTATGAAGAAGTATCCGCTCATCCTGATCCCCGAGCATTCGCGTGGACGATTCCATACGGGAGGATTCGATGGGGTTTGGTTGAACGAAATCGAGCCTGAGCCGATCGTGCGGATGAACATCGACGACGCCAAGGCACGAGGCATCGAAGAAGGCGACTACGTCGAAGTGTATAACGATCGAGGCAGGGGTGTTGCCAAGGCGCGGCTCTGTGCAGGCAAACGCCCCGGCATGATGACGTATCCAAAAGGGTTCCAGGGACGTCAATACAAATCAGGCGATCTCGCCTCCCTGTGCTCTTTACGCTGCGAGCCGTTCGCCGTGAACG
Above is a genomic segment from Raoultibacter phocaeensis containing:
- the nrfD gene encoding NrfD/PsrC family molybdoenzyme membrane anchor subunit; translated protein: MCHTEPDTVGASCGCGFSTDGKAMFGTLAVVYLFLGGAGAGAIALCSLIDLVWVKQPFGTAAYVPGPSIDPRGRIVDFGFLVGLIALVMGIVSLLFDLGRIDRALDLFLSPSPTLLTVGSYALAALALIGACLALVRFLYLPDVPRSAVVVLEGAGLVVGVAVMLYTGLLLQTIGGVAFWASPFVPVLFVLSSLSSGAALLFAVACFVEQDYASVRMLRGLVRADAVLIVLEAVCAAAFVALAGTSEHSGIRESLFALTEGSVAAVWWFGFVACGLAAPLVIEAVSVRNRAAQVLLGIAAVLVLVGAFCLRFGIVEAGVHRELVLEPATEETFTITDEMFGT
- a CDS encoding GntR family transcriptional regulator → MRDKENTNAALFEINEKSSIPIWLQLKNRFIYLITSGYYKPGDQLPTVRGLAADVEVNYNTVSKVYMSLEQDGYIESKRRQGAFVLDVSDKPGVSIASTAEIVTIEYLKRCNELGMTLEDIEEQFGICLADAKAKRN
- a CDS encoding slipin family protein gives rise to the protein MNRNKTQQAGTVSSPSFAPEGGRSANDPRFESTRRRASRNGAVVFAIVMFAVAFALVLVIAQLGFGGIGIAALIVAAVAGWLAASSVHIVLEWEKAVVLRLGKFNRVAGPGVVFTIPIVEFYTLRIDQRVSATYFGAEETLTSDLVPINVDAVLFWMVFSPKKATVEVEDYSAAVAWVAQTAMRKAIGRATVAEVAMRRDQLDEELKGAIEEKLSPWGIDIIDVEVRDIVVPKELQEAMSLEAIAEREKNARMVLAEAERDISDMLADASGAYKDNPEAMKLRTMHLAYESVKKSGGTLVIPSAFSEGFTDGAGEKSE
- a CDS encoding molybdopterin-containing oxidoreductase family protein; this encodes MGISRFAKAQPLEPVLKAFFSTKLGGEMSEAKGSACTLTRRGFLKTTGLAAGAAAVAGGAQPVLYALAADQKADESQSEEKVVPGRCYFGGCFSCNYNVTVRDGRAVKVSPDPDALFGRRPCLKGYSLPQWMYSNDRIKYPMKRAGERGENKWERITWEEAIQTITEKWKGYIEQYGGQSILVSTGSSGARFSVSGSMRLDNILQLTNIEMCADWAVYHGLHRVYGNPAPGTMTAPGNEPFEEDIFNTKTVFMWGNNLSEAYPQRWRYLVEAQEKGMRIVSIDPNETTMVARSDEWYTLRPGSDPALMLSMVQEIIAEDLQDVAYLKSDTVGPFLVRDDTKEFLRMSDLGVEPTEGPVNPMTGQPTTIDPPVVWDTSSGKEVSSTEAVDPELVGSWIIEGFKVTTAYSLMVESVQEYKPEAVADIIDMPAEDIRRLARLAVDGPVSHMFGLGSQAYDNGLQFGSALGLLLAVTGMVGKPGAGVQATAFIGLRNAAFLFPTGTFTTSIPVLQLPEVIQTGTFKNKDYPPAKSLWIKGSAFVGGRPDKNKIISDVIDKMEFIVCQDVAFTDSAVYADIVLPAAHYYEVEDIYGSTLSYHVQHGPKIVEPAFEAKPDLQIAKLLAEGLGLGQYFEGDDESWLREQLDTPALTAQGITLDALREKKNMRFMPGGVAYADGVYSTPTGKVEFYCEKPLPRVDLGLELDVAPERLPRFYPPYEAWPETEAMKKYPLILIPEHSRGRFHTGGFDGVWLNEIEPEPIVRMNIDDAKARGIEEGDYVEVYNDRGRGVAKARLCAGKRPGMMTYPKGFQGRQYKSGDLASLCSLRCEPFAVNASFGDTCVEVRKWEGGN